A window of the Lolium perenne isolate Kyuss_39 chromosome 7, Kyuss_2.0, whole genome shotgun sequence genome harbors these coding sequences:
- the LOC127311793 gene encoding 4-hydroxybenzoate polyprenyltransferase, mitochondrial, which yields MAALSSAMAPAVFSWPCMWSSTIAAMLRELPDLKMLALSRCGAVLRRGAGCTVNDILDPDIDNKVERTKSRPFASGALTPSQPSVFLGSQLLLGLGILLQLNDSRSEAELR from the exons ATGGCCGCACTCTCCTCCGCGATGGCGCCCGCCGTCTTCTCTTGGCCATGCATGTG GTCAAGCACAATTGCAGCGATGCTGAGGGAGCTCCCTGATTTGAAAATGCTGGCACTCTCCAGATGTGGAGCTGTCCTCCGCAGGGGCGCTGGTTGCACAGTGAATGATATTCTAGATCCTGACATTGATAACAAG GTTGAGCGCACCAAAAGCAGGCCGTTTGCATCAGGTGCTCTAACCCCTTCTCAACCGAGTGTGTTCCTTGGATCTCAGCTACTGCTGGGATTGGGCATTCTTCTCCAGCTGAACGACTCTAg GTCGGAAGCAGAGCTCAGATAG